A window of Scophthalmus maximus strain ysfricsl-2021 chromosome 10, ASM2237912v1, whole genome shotgun sequence contains these coding sequences:
- the LOC118284902 gene encoding sialic acid-binding Ig-like lectin 15 isoform X1: MDVHLVCRALSLLLSAGGVLCASDDGWSMNVQPEVRAIDGYPVVLPCTFSHPQHSQHSSLQVLWRLGHGQGAAVLFRCTSRTGAPTCEPGPQQDQRYRLEGNPREHDLSLRINRASLQDSGRYYCRVEVQGREHISFEDKMGTRLRVEAPPKILALSVEGSEQSGYRALCRVQGSPLPDVQWLGPDDLLEGSSVGPLAQGTTAHYHTVSQLRDVEPGQQYTCSASNPLGKEQATLYVLPPQPPPSLAGASPPLLLLLSLSVGAKVILLVGVGVWLVQGGALQGVRCWWK, from the exons ATGGACGTTCATCTGGTCTGTAGAGCTCTGAGTCTGCTGTTGTCTGCTGGAGGAG TCCTCTGTGCCAGCGATGACGGCTGGTCCATGAACGTGCAGCCGGAGGTCCGAGCCATCGACGGTTACCCGGTGGTTCTGCCCTGCACTTTCAGCCACCCGCAGCACTCCCAGCATTCCTCGCTGCAGGTGCTGTGGCGTCTGGGCCACGGTCAGGGCGCCGCCGTCCTGTTCCGCTGCACCAGCCGGACCGGGGCCCCCACCTGTGAGCCAGGGCCCCAGCAGGACCAGCGCTACCGGCTGGAGGGCAACCCACGAGAGCACGACCTGTCGCTGCGCATCAACAGAGCCTCCCTACAGGACAGCGGGCGCTACTACTGCAGGGTGGAGGTTCAGGGCCGAGAGCACATCAGCTTCGAGGACAAGATGGGAACCAGACTGAGAGTGGAGG ctcctccgaAGATCCTGGCTCTGTCAGTGGAGGGCAGTGAGCAGTCCGGGTACAGGGCTCTGTGCCGAGTTCAGGGCTCCCCGCTGCCGGACGTCCAGTGGCTCGGTCCGGACGACCTGCTGGAGGGTTCGTCGGTAGGCCCGCTGGCTCAGGGCACCACGGCTCACTACCACACCGTCAGCCAGCTGAGGGACGTGGAGCCGGGCCAGCAGTACACCTGCAGCGCCTCCAACCCGCTTGGCAAAGAGCAGGCCACCCTGTACGTCCTGCCCCCCCAGCCCCCGCCGTCACTGGCCGGGGCGtcgcctcctctgctgctgctcctgtcgCTGTCTGTGGGGGCAAAGGTCATCCTcctggtgggggtgggggtgtggctGGTGCAGGGAGGAGCTCTGCAGGGAGTCCGCTGCTGGTGGAAGTAA
- the LOC118284902 gene encoding sialic acid-binding Ig-like lectin 15 isoform X2, translating into MNVQPEVRAIDGYPVVLPCTFSHPQHSQHSSLQVLWRLGHGQGAAVLFRCTSRTGAPTCEPGPQQDQRYRLEGNPREHDLSLRINRASLQDSGRYYCRVEVQGREHISFEDKMGTRLRVEAPPKILALSVEGSEQSGYRALCRVQGSPLPDVQWLGPDDLLEGSSVGPLAQGTTAHYHTVSQLRDVEPGQQYTCSASNPLGKEQATLYVLPPQPPPSLAGASPPLLLLLSLSVGAKVILLVGVGVWLVQGGALQGVRCWWK; encoded by the exons ATGAACGTGCAGCCGGAGGTCCGAGCCATCGACGGTTACCCGGTGGTTCTGCCCTGCACTTTCAGCCACCCGCAGCACTCCCAGCATTCCTCGCTGCAGGTGCTGTGGCGTCTGGGCCACGGTCAGGGCGCCGCCGTCCTGTTCCGCTGCACCAGCCGGACCGGGGCCCCCACCTGTGAGCCAGGGCCCCAGCAGGACCAGCGCTACCGGCTGGAGGGCAACCCACGAGAGCACGACCTGTCGCTGCGCATCAACAGAGCCTCCCTACAGGACAGCGGGCGCTACTACTGCAGGGTGGAGGTTCAGGGCCGAGAGCACATCAGCTTCGAGGACAAGATGGGAACCAGACTGAGAGTGGAGG ctcctccgaAGATCCTGGCTCTGTCAGTGGAGGGCAGTGAGCAGTCCGGGTACAGGGCTCTGTGCCGAGTTCAGGGCTCCCCGCTGCCGGACGTCCAGTGGCTCGGTCCGGACGACCTGCTGGAGGGTTCGTCGGTAGGCCCGCTGGCTCAGGGCACCACGGCTCACTACCACACCGTCAGCCAGCTGAGGGACGTGGAGCCGGGCCAGCAGTACACCTGCAGCGCCTCCAACCCGCTTGGCAAAGAGCAGGCCACCCTGTACGTCCTGCCCCCCCAGCCCCCGCCGTCACTGGCCGGGGCGtcgcctcctctgctgctgctcctgtcgCTGTCTGTGGGGGCAAAGGTCATCCTcctggtgggggtgggggtgtggctGGTGCAGGGAGGAGCTCTGCAGGGAGTCCGCTGCTGGTGGAAGTAA
- the LOC118285537 gene encoding uncharacterized protein LOC118285537: MFSFLLSVVALTLLPVAAASSSFSSGGGDSPPNHSYDLSGSALSALLNSPVHDAERMKRPLEGATSWFGPVSHSGVRVTLEDGTKWLVHKGDGFGVSSQTVVTDARHMSSAWEPVSQKDFQGTKRVTDFVREGGTGYNLLLDNCHLGSRRMMDQ, translated from the exons atgttttccttcctcctctcggTTGTGGCTCTGACTCTGCTGCCCGTTGCTgcagcctcttcctccttttcctctggaG GGGGCGACTCTCCTCCGAACCACAGCTACGACCTGTCGGGCTCGGCGCTGTCGGCCCTCCTCAACTCCCCGGTGCACGACgctgagaggatgaagaggccGCTGGAGGGAGCCACCAGCTGGTTCGGACCAGTCAGCCACTCCGGAGTCCG AGTGACACTGGAGGACGGAACCAAGTGGCTCGTCCACAAGGGGGACGGATTCGGAGTATCCTCTCAGACGGTCGTGACCGACGCTCGACACATGAGCTCAGCGTGGGAG CCGGTCAGTCAAAAAGATTTCCAAGGAACGAAGAGAGTCACTGACTTTGTGCGCGAGGGCGGAACCGGCTACAACTTACTGTTGGACAACTGTCACCTGGGGTCTCGACGGATGATGGACCAGTGA